From Paenibacillus sp. PvR098:
TTCTTCCCCTTCAAATCTTCCGGGCTGTCAACAAAGCCCTCCTTCATGAAAACCTGACGGATTCCCGTCGTTAAGTATGCCAATCCCTGAATCCCGTTTTTACTCAATTCATCCAGAATTTTTTGCGCAGGCTCTGTCTTCGTTGCCGCTGTCGTTTCTTCCAGATTCTTAAACAGAAATGGCATGCTCCATGCATTAAAAGCTTCAGCACGGGTACTCATATACGCGTTAGTGATAATTCCGAATTCCAGTGTTCCGCTTTCTAACTGCTGCACCATGTCTTTCTCAGCTCCAAGCTGACCTGCCGGAAAAATATCCACCTTCATGCGGCCATTGGAACGAGCCTGTAATTCTTCATTAAATTTTTCCGAGGTTTTGTGCCAGACGTGAGTAGGCTGCGTGATATGCGTTAGTTTGAATGAATACGTTTTACCGCTCTGTTCTTGATCAGATCCCTGATTGGATGGCGCCTCTCCTCCTCCACACGCGCTAAGAAGAATGGACGAGCCTAACATCGCAGCTAATGTGAGTGATAACGTTTTTTTCATGTGGTGATACCCCCCAATTTTTAATGGATCACTAAACAGCAGGTTCAATCTTATCAAAATACTCCAAAACTTCTTCAATACTAACTACTTCAGCATACTTCGCCTGAAGGTCAAACAGACTTTGTTCATGTGCC
This genomic window contains:
- a CDS encoding TRAP transporter substrate-binding protein; the encoded protein is MKKTLSLTLAAMLGSSILLSACGGGEAPSNQGSDQEQSGKTYSFKLTHITQPTHVWHKTSEKFNEELQARSNGRMKVDIFPAGQLGAEKDMVQQLESGTLEFGIITNAYMSTRAEAFNAWSMPFLFKNLEETTAATKTEPAQKILDELSKNGIQGLAYLTTGIRQVFMKEGFVDSPEDLKGKKIRVLGSPSILDFWRTVGAGPTPIPLPEIYTSLQSGVIDGIDIDTDALFSEKYYEIAKDLTITNHMAFPGIVVMSKMIHDQMSAEDQKIVAEAMQAAIDWGNQEAIEREHKNLVELKKLGVNVTELTNTESFNAIRDEVYAKYSANTLIKEFIETIRK